A genomic region of Zea mays cultivar B73 chromosome 6, Zm-B73-REFERENCE-NAM-5.0, whole genome shotgun sequence contains the following coding sequences:
- the LOC100281651 gene encoding 26S proteasome regulatory subunit RPN13 isoform X3 codes for METTEPLQDIMCEFRAGKMSHEGTRVVPDTRKGLVRVGRGEEGLVHFQWLDRGQNIVEDDQIIFPDEAVFEKVTESPGRVYILKFKQDSRKFFFWMQEPNADGDSQTCMQVNAYINRSLDAEADLRVPIEAEMSEDTADDDISSRAGNLVESMTADLAGEVTSAAGPVRLEDLQRILSAIQSSGAAADPDAGVGLGDILKPDLVLPLIEDLPIEQLASHLPEFMAVAQFQGGSWSPGDIVELLQSPPLRQQLDAFTHVLRTGQIDLAQFGVDPDKYKFTVVSFLEALEDSVGRGASEAGDKDAEVERGSGNDAMDES; via the exons ATGGAGACCACTGAACCTCTACAG GATATCATGTGTGAGTTTCGTGCTGGTAAGATGTCTCATGAGGGAACACGAGTGGTTCCAGACACGCGCAAGGGTCTTGTCCGCGTTGGTAGG GGTGAAGAGGGATTAGTCCATTTTCAGTGGCTTGACCGTGGACAGAACATAGTTGAAGAT GATCAAATCATCTTTCCTGATGAGGCGGTCTTTGAGAAG GTgacagaatctcctggaagggttTACATCTTGAAGTTTAAGCAAGACAGCAGAAAATTCTTCTTCTGGATGCAG GAACCAAATGCTGATGGGGACTCCCAGACTTGCATGCAAGTTAATGCCTACATAAATCGATCATTAG ATGCTGAGGCTGATCTTCGAGTACCTATTGAAGCAGAAATGTCTGAAGATACGGCTGATGATGATATCTCTTCCAG AGCTGGGAATCTAGTTGAGAGCATGACCGCTGATTTGGCTGGTGAAGTGACGTCTGCTGCTGGACCTGTACGCTTGGAGGATCTGCAGAGAATTCTGAGTGCAATACAGTCATCAG GTGCTGCAGCTGACCCTGATGCTG GAGTAGGACTAGGAGACATCTTGAAGCCTGATCTGGTCTTGCCATTAATTGAGGACTTGCCCATTGAACAATTGGCATCACATCTTCCGGAG TTCATGGCCGTTGCTCAATTCCAGGGTGGCTCATGGAGTCCTGGTGATATCGTTGAGCTTCTCCAAAGTCCTCCTTTGCGCCAACAATTAGATGCATTCACCCAC GTTCTGCGGACTGGGCAGATAGATCTTGCTCAATTTGGAGTTGACCCTGACAAAT ATAAGTTCACGGTGGTGTCGTTCCTGGAGGCATTGGAAGACTCGGTTGGAAGAGGTGCTTCTGAAGCTGGAGACAAGGATGCAGAGGTCGAGCGAGGCAGTGGAAATGATGCCATGGACGAGAGTTGA
- the LOC100281651 gene encoding 26S proteasome regulatory subunit RPN13 isoform X2, with amino-acid sequence MKHVLTSTLHMFPQLNSCLPLLQQKTHITIHTCFIHGLGGDPLLLSSGDLSPAAQDGPRPVRFIGRSRMLDRAELELRHALIVSVVGQEGSGCATEVREALASRFGLDADALRLRRAAPGSFIVLFPSEELAGQVFSGGPSLFVPPLRLHIKRWTRQAFASGGSVLSSLIDVELRGIPAHLWGLETAEVLLGPYCLVQGLHPDSISGEDLSVIRLSAWCRSPVELPKVLDLHAVEPAVPDEDGVWIPRSLVFPVLVKIIGPEGVLVEEQLQPPPSDPSDDEPGPSRRARRVQRLGDQASLPRASVHSRLGPRLHSSSTRVGPSDDVGLLDASMDNSDAVTPWAEPVDAPTLPCAAVEMLAAPGVLALCDAVVPGYSPDGASADLAAVLREDSDLAVSCVVRASSARWNLKPPVFRVYSRRLRPSILDDQDGPLVQSGLDNSMVISSPLCEFQCLVTKPVDALLPTPQIPKRRKKPLPSNFMPRRSRRVAKFPPELGSEAAAQVCRQLGFCDDNEVISVQDAGNYAKLFVSGLSSVHIAALAALFGWTVPLNGPV; translated from the coding sequence ATGAAACATGTTTTAACATCTACATTACATATGTTCCCACAATTAAACAGTTGTCTACCCTTGTTGCAACAAAAAACACATATTACAATCCACACTTGCTTCATACATGGTCTTGGCGGTGATCCTCTGCTGCTATCTTCGGGAGACTTGTCGCCCGCGGCTCAGGATGGTCCTCGCCCTGTGAGGTTTATTGGGCGGTCCAGGATGCTCGACCGTGCTGAGTTGGAGCTTCGCCATGCCCTGATCGTCAGCGTTGTTGGGCAAGAAGGATCTGGTTGCGCCACGGAGGTTAGAGAGGCGCTCGCCTCAAGGTTTGGCCTTGATGCTGATGCGCTCCGCCTACGTCGTGCTGCGCCAGGTTCTTTTATTGTCCTCTTCCCCTCGGAGGAGCTGGCTGGGCAGGTGTTTAGTGGAGGACCGTCGCTCTTTGTCCCTCCATTGAGGTTGCATATTAAGAGATGGACTAGGCAGGCTTTTGCTTCGGGAGGCAGTGTCTTGTCTTCCCTCATTGACGTCGAGCTCCGTGGTATCCCTGCTCACCTTTGGGGACTGGAGACAGCGGAGGTTTTGCTTGGTCCTTATTGCCTGGTTCAGGGACTACACCCGGATTCTATCAGCGGGGAGGACTTGTCGGTCATCAGGTTGAGTGCATGGTGCCGCTCTCCCGTGGAGTTGCCGAAGGTGTTGGACCTTCATGCTGTGGAGCCAGCGGTCCCCGATGAAGACGGAGTTTGGATTCCACGTTCGTTGGTGTTCCCTGTGTTGGTGAAGATTATTGGGCCGGAGGGTGTCCTTGTGGAGGAGCAGCTGCAGCCACCTCCATCGGATCCCTCTGATGATGAGCCGGGGCCGAGTCGTCGGGCTCGGCGGGTGCAGAGACTGGGTGATCAGGCCTCATTGCCTCGGGCTTCGGTGCACTCGCGGCTGGGCCCTCGTCTTCATTCCTCGTCGACGCGTGTTGGACCCTCTGATGATGTGGGGCTTTTGGATGCGTCGATGGATAACAGTGATGCTGTGACGCCGTGGGCAGAACCAGTTGATGCCCCTACCCTCCCGTGTGCTGCGGTTGAGATGTTGGCGGCGCCTGGTGTTCTGGCCTTGTGTGATGCTGTGGTTCCTGGTTATTCTCCTGATGGTGCCTCTGCTGATTTGGCTGCTGTGTTGAGGGAGGATTCGGATTTGGCAGTGAGTTGTGTTGTCAGGGCTTCTTCTGCTAGATGGAATTTGAAGCCGCCTGTTTTTAGAGTCTACTCCAGGAGGTTGAGACCTTCTATTTTGGATGATCAGGATGGCCCGTTGGTTCAGTCGGGTCTTGATAATTCTATGGTGATTTCTTCGCCCTTGTGCGAGTTCCAGTGTTTGGTCACTAAACCAGTGGATGCCTTGCTGCCAACTCCACAGATTCCAAAGAGAAGGAAGAAGCCTCTACCTAGTAATTTTATGCCAAGGCGGAGCAGGAGGGTGGCCAAATTTCCTCCAGAACTCGGTTCGGAGGCTGCTGCCCAGGTCTGCAGGCAGTTGGGTTTCTGTGATGATAATGAAGTTATTTCTGTCCAGGATGCCGGTAATTATGCGAAGCTATTTGTTTCTGGGCTCTCTAGCGTCCATATTGCTGCTTTGGCAGCGCTGTTTGGCTGGACGGTGCCGCTGAATGGACCTGTTTAG
- the LOC100281651 gene encoding 26S proteasome regulatory subunit RPN13 isoform X1: MDSSCFLIWNVRGLNDRVKRDSVKSLVIDIRPSVICLQETKLCSISDFDVLSILGSGFSNFVYSPAIGTRGGVLVSWRDGAFSSLASVIRQFSVSVKLQEKNGSCWWFTGVYGPHQDSLKSSFLHELREIRNTCVGPWIIGGDFNLIFREEDKNNSNINRAMLGDFRRLINSLDLKEIHLKGRRFTWSNQRDAPTLVKLDHVFCTSCWEDLFPDASLHSNATTSSDHCPLILKVRESCLGKRRFHFESFWPKFPGFLEVVGASWSLPVGGSCPLEHVSLKLKRLARTLQSWGHKEVGNVRLQLGLVREVLHRLEMAQDIRILSSGEVWLLNLLKQRCLSLASLERTVARLRSRIHYLKEGDANTKFFHSQACYRKKKNFISKLEEDGRLATNHDDMQQILEAYFHNLLGADLQRPFTIDLSNCHRAAMDLTDLEQPFSEEEVRDTIACLPSDKAPGPDGFTGKFYKTCWDIIKVDIMAALNSLYHGNAYKLDLLNSAYLILLPKREDASSAGDFRPISLIHSFAKLVTKILANRLGPYLQDLVAANQSAFIRGRSIHDNFMLVQQSIKFLHKRKISSLLLKLDISKAFDSVSWAFLMEILTHLGFGPVWRNLISNLLFTSSTQVLLNGSPGNPIFHRRGLRQGDPLSPMLFVMVMDVLSSLFRVAENRGLLQGLGGADVRSRVSIYADDVVLFIKPIEADLNCAKIILNCFGSASGLVTNMLKSSAIPIRCDDQQVLAGCSVLHCSPAAFPCRYLGLPISDKKLRNCDLKLWIEKIADRLPNWKARLLNLAGRTALVKFVLSAIPTYLLIAINVPQWVIKSIDKIRRGFLWRGRKEVNGGSCLVPWEVVTRPLRLGGLGIPNLKLKSWALQAKWLWLEKTDQSRPWRGLSLPVQRQVRQFFDLSVFTILGNGATTLFWSDRWIHGNTIQDIAPEVVGMVGRKAYSSRTVAQALDNWHWVSDIRGALSLSGLQQYLLLWDTLGDVRLSHDADRHVWMHSSSGMFSSKSCYKAFFMGSISFEPWKRLWKSWAPPKCKFFLWLAIRNKCWTADRLRRRGLQHPAVCVLCDQEQETVQHLLCTCSFARQFWHAILVPLCLGDLIPAVDEISFADWWRKALKKVPKFRKKGFNSLIILGSWCIWLTRNKAVFDSVNPSMCFVKSLFLNELSCWERAGAKQLASFGLPAIMSRV; this comes from the coding sequence ATGGATTCAAGCTGTTTTTTAATCTGGAATGTGAGAGGGCTGAATGATCGTGTGAAGAGAGATTCCGTTAAATCTTTGGTGATTGATATTAGACCTTCGGTTATTTGCCTGCAGGAAACCAAACTTTGTTCTATTTCAGATTTTGATGTGCTCTCAATTTTGGGGTCTGGTTTCAGCAATTTTGTTTACAGCCCTGCGATTGGTACCAGAGGAGGGGTGCTGGTATCCTGGCGCGATGGAGCTTTTTCATCTTTGGCTTCAGTTATCAGGCAATTTTCGGTTTCAGTTAAATTGCAAGAGAAAAATGGTTCTTGCTGGTGGTTCACTGGAGTGTATGGTCCTCACCAGGACAGTCTTAAATCCTCCTTTCTTCACGAATTAAGAGAAATCAGAAATACCTGTGTGGGACCATGGATCATTGGGGGAGACTTTAATCTGATTTTCAGGGAGGAAGACAAGAACAATTCCAATATTAACAGGGCTATGTTGGGGGACTTCCGTAGGCTTATTAATTCCTTGGATCTGAAAGAGATTCATTTGAAGGGAAGGAGGTTTACTTGGTCCAACCAGAGAGATGCCCCAACTCTTGTTAAGCTGGACCATGTCTTTTGCACTAGCTGTTGGGAAGATCTTTTTCCAGACGCTTCGCTTCATAGTAATGCTACCACATCTTCAGATCATTGTCCTTTGATCCTCAAGGTCAGAGAGAGCTGCTTGGGGAAAAGACGGTTTCACTTTGAGAGTTTCTGGCCCAAATTTCCTGGTTTTCTGGAGGTGGTGGGTGCGTCCTGGAGCTTGCCAGTTGGAGGCTCCTGTCCGTTGGAGCATGTGTCATTGAAGCTTAAAAGGTTAGCTCGCACATTGCAGTCCTGGGGGCATAAAGAAGTGGGTAATGTAAGGTTGCAGCTGGGGCTTGTCAGAGAAGTGTTGCATAGGCTGGAAATGGCACAGGATATCAGAATTTTGTCCAGTGGGGAAGTTTGGTTGCTAAATTTGTTAAAACAGCGGTGTCTTAGCCTCGCGTCTCTTGAAAGGACTGTTGCTCGGTTGAGATCACGGATCCACTATCTAAAGGAGGGTGATGCCAACACTAAGTTCTTTCATTCGCAGGCATGTTATCGAAAGAAAAAGAATTTCATTTCCAAGCTTGAGGAAGATGGAAGATTGGCTACCAATCATGATGACATGCAACAAATTCTTGAGGCGTATTTTCATAACCTGCTGGGGGCTGATTTGCAGAGGCCATTTACTATTGATTTGAGTAATTGTCACAGGGCTGCGATGGATCTAACTGATTTGGAGCAGCCTTTTTCAGAGGAGGAGGTTAGGGACACCATTGCTTGTCTCCCTTCTGATAAGGCCCCTGGGCCTGATGGTTTTACAGGAAAATTTTACAAGACATGCTGGGACATTATTAAGGTCGACATAATGGCTGCTCTTAATTCCCTTTACCATGGAAATGCCTATAAACTTGATTTGCTGAACTCAGCGTATCTAATTCTTCTTCCAAAGAGGGAAGATGCTTCCTCAGCTGGTGATTTTCGACCAATTAGCTTGATTCATAGTTTTGCTAAGCTGGTCACTAAGATCCTCGCTAATCGTTTGGGACCATACCTTCAAGACCTAGTGGCAGCTAACCAGAGTGCTTTTATTAGAGGAAGGTCAATTCACGACAATTTCATGCTAGTGCAACAATCAATTAAGTTCCTTCATAAGAGGAAGATCTCTAGTTTGCTGCTGAAACTGGATATATCCAAGGCTTTCGACTCGGTCTCGTGGGCGTTTTTGATGGAGATTTTGACACATTTGGGGTTTGGTCCTGTTTGGCGTAATCTGATCTCCAACTTGTTATTCACCTCTTCTACTCAGGTGCTTTTGAATGGCTCGCCTGGTAATCCTATTTTTCATCGGAGAGGTCTTCGCCAGGGAGATCCTCTTTCTCCCATGTTATTTGTGATGGTTATGGATGTGCTTAGCAGCTTGTTCCGGGTTGCTGAAAATAGAGGCTTGTTGCAGGGCCTTGGGGGGGCTGATGTTCGCAGTCGAGTCTCCATCTATGCGGATGATGTGGTCCTTTTCATTAAGCCAATTGAAGCAGATCTGAATTGTGCTAAGATAATACTAAACTGTTTTGGTTCGGCTTCTGGTCTGGTAACCAATATGCTCAAGAGCAGTGCTATTCCAATTAGATGTGATGATCAGCAGGTGCTTGCTGGTTGCAGTGTGCTGCATTGCAGTCCCGCTGCGTTTCCTTGCAGGTATCTGGGGCTGCCCATTTCTGATAAAAAGCTGAGGAATTGTGACCTTAAGTTATGGATTGAGAAGATCGCAGATCGGCTGCCTAACTGGAAGGCTCGGTTGCTCAACCTGGCTGGGCGGACTGCGTTGGTGAAGTTTGTTCTATCGGCCATTCCGACTTATCTTCTTATTGCAATCAACGTCCCTCAGTGGGTTATTAAATCAATTGATAAAATTCGGCGAGGATTTCTTTGGAGAGGAAGAAAGGAGGTTAATGGTGGTAGCTGTCTTGTTCCATGGGAAGTTGTCACGAGGCCTTTGAGGCTTGGTGGGCTTGGGATCCCTAACCTTAAGCTCAAAAGCTGGGCATTGCAGGCAAAATGGTTATGGTTGGAAAAGACGGATCAGAGCAGACCTTGGCGTGGGTTGTCCCTCCCAGTGCAACGTCAGGTTAGACAGTTCTTTGATTTGTCGGTTTTTACCATTTTAGGGAATGGGGCTACTACTCTCTTCTGGTCGGATAGATGGATTCATGGGAATACTATCCAGGACATTGCCCCTGAGGTGGTGGGTATGGTTGGCCGCAAGGCGTATTCTTCTAGAACGGTGGCACAGGCTCTGGATAATTGGCATTGGGTCAGTGATATTCGTGGTGCTCTTTCCTTGAGTGGGCTGCAGCAATACCTGTTGTTGTGGGATACTTTGGGGGACGTTAGGCTCTCTCATGATGCTGACAGACATGTTTGGATGCACTCTTCTTCTGGGATGTTCTCCTCAAAGTCCTGCTATAAGGCTTTTTTCATGGGTTCAATTTCGTTTGAGCCATGGAAACGTTTGTGGAAATCCTGGGCTCCCCCAAAATGCAAGTTCTTCCTCTGGCTGGCGATAAGGAATAAGTGTTGGACTGCTGATAGACTAAGGAGGAGAGGGCTGCAACATCCGGCTGTTTGTGTTCTTTGTGACCAAGAGCAGGAAACAGTGCAACATCTTTTGTGTACTTGCAGTTTTGCCAGGCAATTTTGGCATGCTATTCTTGTTCCCTTGTGTCTTGGGGATCTCATTCCTGCTGTTGATGAAATCTCATTTGCTGATTGGTGGAGGAAGGCGCTTAAGAAGGTGCCCAAATTCAGAAAGAAAGGCTTCAACAGTCTCATTATTTTGGGGTCTTGGTGCATATGGCTGACTAGAAACAAAGCTGTTTTTGATAGTGTAAACCCTTCCATGTGTTTTGTTAAAAGCTTATTTCTGAATGAGTTAAGTTGTTGGGAGAGGGCTGGGGCTAAGCAGCTAGCAAGTTTTGGTCTTCCTGCTATTATGAGCAGGGTTTAG
- the LOC100281651 gene encoding 26S proteasome regulatory subunit RPN13 isoform X4, translated as METTEPLQDIMCEFRAGKMSHEGTRVVPDTRKGLVRVGRGEEGLVHFQWLDRGQNIVEDDQIIFPDEAVFEKVTESPGRVYILKFKQDSRKFFFWMQEPNADGDSQTCMQVNAYINRSLDAEADLRVPIEAEMSEDTADDDISSRAGNLVESMTADLAGEVTSAAGPVRLEDLQRILSAIQSSGAAADPDAGVGLGDILKPDLVLPLIEDLPIEQLASHLPEGGSWSPGDIVELLQSPPLRQQLDAFTHVLRTGQIDLAQFGVDPDKYKFTVVSFLEALEDSVGRGASEAGDKDAEVERGSGNDAMDES; from the exons ATGGAGACCACTGAACCTCTACAG GATATCATGTGTGAGTTTCGTGCTGGTAAGATGTCTCATGAGGGAACACGAGTGGTTCCAGACACGCGCAAGGGTCTTGTCCGCGTTGGTAGG GGTGAAGAGGGATTAGTCCATTTTCAGTGGCTTGACCGTGGACAGAACATAGTTGAAGAT GATCAAATCATCTTTCCTGATGAGGCGGTCTTTGAGAAG GTgacagaatctcctggaagggttTACATCTTGAAGTTTAAGCAAGACAGCAGAAAATTCTTCTTCTGGATGCAG GAACCAAATGCTGATGGGGACTCCCAGACTTGCATGCAAGTTAATGCCTACATAAATCGATCATTAG ATGCTGAGGCTGATCTTCGAGTACCTATTGAAGCAGAAATGTCTGAAGATACGGCTGATGATGATATCTCTTCCAG AGCTGGGAATCTAGTTGAGAGCATGACCGCTGATTTGGCTGGTGAAGTGACGTCTGCTGCTGGACCTGTACGCTTGGAGGATCTGCAGAGAATTCTGAGTGCAATACAGTCATCAG GTGCTGCAGCTGACCCTGATGCTG GAGTAGGACTAGGAGACATCTTGAAGCCTGATCTGGTCTTGCCATTAATTGAGGACTTGCCCATTGAACAATTGGCATCACATCTTCCGGAG GGTGGCTCATGGAGTCCTGGTGATATCGTTGAGCTTCTCCAAAGTCCTCCTTTGCGCCAACAATTAGATGCATTCACCCAC GTTCTGCGGACTGGGCAGATAGATCTTGCTCAATTTGGAGTTGACCCTGACAAAT ATAAGTTCACGGTGGTGTCGTTCCTGGAGGCATTGGAAGACTCGGTTGGAAGAGGTGCTTCTGAAGCTGGAGACAAGGATGCAGAGGTCGAGCGAGGCAGTGGAAATGATGCCATGGACGAGAGTTGA